In Streptomyces hawaiiensis, one genomic interval encodes:
- a CDS encoding tellurite resistance TerB family protein yields MAVWDRLKDQAKALQQGQGGRGAATGGHSGAAAGGHSGGTRSGGGGKAQLVGLLKTQLGSLKNELKSGAYRDASMAMCALVAAADGQVDPAERQQVESMILSNDVLQNFPPEQLRTRFNKHVDQLIANFQLGKAEAMQEIAKAAKKPTEARAVIQTGMVIAGADGHFSQAEATVLREACASLGVSPAEFQL; encoded by the coding sequence ATGGCAGTGTGGGACCGGCTCAAGGACCAGGCCAAGGCTCTCCAGCAGGGTCAGGGCGGGCGGGGTGCGGCGACCGGCGGGCACAGCGGCGCCGCGGCCGGTGGGCACAGCGGCGGGACGAGGTCCGGCGGTGGCGGCAAGGCCCAGCTGGTCGGTCTGCTGAAGACGCAGCTCGGGTCGCTGAAGAACGAGTTGAAGAGCGGTGCGTACCGGGACGCGAGCATGGCGATGTGCGCCCTGGTCGCGGCGGCCGACGGGCAGGTGGACCCGGCCGAGCGCCAGCAGGTCGAGTCGATGATCCTCAGCAACGACGTGCTGCAGAACTTCCCGCCGGAGCAACTGCGCACGCGTTTCAACAAGCATGTGGACCAGCTGATCGCCAACTTCCAGCTCGGCAAGGCGGAGGCGATGCAGGAGATCGCCAAGGCCGCCAAGAAGCCCACCGAGGCCAGGGCCGTGATCCAGACGGGCATGGTCATCGCGGGTGCCGACGGCCACTTCTCCCAGGCCGAGGCGACGGTCCTGCGCGAGGCCTGCGCGTCTTTGGGGGTGTCTCCCGCCGAGTTCCAGCTCTGA
- a CDS encoding serine hydrolase produces the protein MTDALARIHAAFADAGVTGRLHALDIDSGAQLDAGADQPVCTASVHKLCLLVTLHEQAAAGILDLTEQVECPPQSRTTGPTGLAAMLDGARLSLRDLAYLMMSVSDNAAADLLLERVGLDAVNRTTARLGLGHTLAVHTFGELLATIKEDAGPGGARSLADPLVVTRLRALDPARSNRSTPRDMTRLLAAVWRDEACTPGHGAAIRRILGLQVWPHRLASGFPFDDVHVAGKTGSLPTVRNEVGVVEYPDGGRYAVAVFTRTARTSALLPAADAVIGTAARLAVDALRAP, from the coding sequence GTGACCGACGCTCTCGCCCGTATTCACGCGGCCTTCGCCGACGCCGGGGTCACCGGCCGGCTGCACGCCCTCGACATCGACTCCGGTGCGCAGCTCGACGCCGGTGCGGACCAGCCGGTCTGCACCGCCAGCGTCCACAAGCTGTGTCTGCTCGTCACGCTCCACGAGCAGGCCGCCGCCGGGATCCTGGACCTCACCGAGCAGGTCGAGTGCCCTCCGCAGAGCCGCACCACCGGCCCGACGGGCCTCGCGGCGATGCTCGACGGCGCCCGGCTGTCCCTGCGCGACCTCGCCTACCTGATGATGTCGGTCAGCGACAACGCGGCCGCCGATCTGCTGCTGGAGCGCGTGGGCCTCGACGCCGTCAACCGCACCACGGCCCGGCTCGGCCTCGGGCACACCCTGGCCGTGCATACCTTCGGCGAACTTCTCGCCACCATCAAGGAGGACGCCGGGCCGGGCGGCGCCCGGTCCCTGGCCGACCCGCTCGTCGTCACCCGGCTGCGCGCCCTCGACCCGGCCCGCAGCAACCGCAGCACCCCGCGCGACATGACCCGGCTGCTCGCCGCCGTCTGGCGCGACGAGGCGTGCACGCCCGGGCACGGGGCGGCCATCCGCCGCATCCTCGGCCTGCAGGTGTGGCCGCACCGGCTGGCCTCCGGCTTCCCCTTCGACGACGTCCATGTCGCGGGGAAGACGGGCAGCCTGCCGACCGTGCGCAACGAGGTCGGCGTCGTCGAATACCCCGACGGGGGCCGCTACGCCGTCGCCGTCTTCACCCGCACGGCCCGCACCTCGGCGCTCCTGCCCGCCGCCGACGCCGTCATCGGCACGGCGGCCCGGCTGGCTGTGGACGCCCTGCGCGCTCCCTGA
- a CDS encoding LysR substrate-binding domain-containing protein: protein MDLVRHLECFVAVAEESHFGRAATRLGMAQPPLSQRIQRLEKHLGVRLFERTSRQVTITEAGALLLAEAREVLARSEALMATARRIRDGETGLLRAALPPDVSGETVAALLAHFSGAAATGLELELHELPTAQQLERFATHDLDVGLIHHPCDVSGLELGPVLRRELGVLLPRDATAAGLDEVPLASLTGYDLILFPRAGAPAVYDDLLTTCARNGYTPPAVRHAQGISFVRGLVLSAEAVAFSPRDTHAHGEGDQRQSPASGVVWRPLTGAPLALRHSVAWPGGRGDAAVAAFAEAATRALRDAAGASPDLPARPLHLRPASEYWL from the coding sequence GTGGACCTGGTACGGCACCTGGAGTGCTTTGTGGCTGTTGCAGAAGAGTCACACTTCGGCCGCGCCGCGACCCGCCTGGGCATGGCCCAGCCTCCGCTCTCGCAGCGCATCCAGCGCCTGGAGAAACATCTGGGCGTCCGGCTCTTCGAACGGACGAGCCGGCAGGTGACCATCACCGAGGCCGGGGCGCTGCTGCTGGCCGAGGCGCGGGAGGTGCTCGCCCGCTCCGAGGCGCTCATGGCCACCGCGCGCCGCATCCGCGACGGCGAGACCGGCCTGCTGCGGGCCGCACTGCCGCCGGACGTCTCCGGCGAGACCGTCGCCGCACTGCTCGCGCACTTCTCCGGCGCCGCTGCCACGGGCCTGGAACTGGAGCTGCACGAGCTGCCCACCGCCCAGCAACTGGAGCGGTTCGCCACGCACGACCTGGACGTCGGGCTCATCCACCACCCCTGCGACGTCTCCGGTCTCGAGCTGGGCCCGGTGCTGCGGCGGGAGCTGGGCGTCCTGCTGCCCCGCGACGCGACGGCGGCCGGGCTCGACGAGGTGCCGCTCGCCTCCCTCACCGGCTACGACCTGATCCTCTTCCCCCGCGCCGGCGCCCCGGCCGTCTACGACGACCTCCTGACCACCTGCGCCCGCAACGGCTACACCCCACCGGCCGTGCGCCACGCCCAGGGCATCAGCTTCGTACGCGGGCTGGTGCTGTCGGCGGAGGCGGTGGCGTTCAGCCCGCGTGACACGCATGCCCATGGGGAGGGGGACCAGCGGCAGAGTCCCGCCTCCGGCGTCGTCTGGCGTCCCCTCACCGGCGCCCCGCTCGCCCTGCGGCACTCCGTCGCCTGGCCCGGTGGGCGGGGAGACGCCGCCGTCGCAGCGTTCGCCGAGGCCGCCACGCGGGCCCTGCGCGACGCCGCCGGGGCGAGCCCCGACCTGCCCGCTCGTCCGCTGCACCTGCGCCCGGCCTCGGAGTACTGGCTGTGA
- a CDS encoding penicillin-binding transpeptidase domain-containing protein yields MDSHADYSGLTTGGPGPRRKTTRAVIAGAVVLAAVAGGAYAAGLGPFERDSGPDPAAGKQARAFLADWAAGRMESAAARTTSPGTAQRVLASFTAGLDIDEPELTAKPAAESEDGTVAVPFTARMPVTGLGTWTYASKLPLREQGDGSWKVDWTLSLVHPRLSDTEKFRLEREETKPPEVADRDGERLSGDAFPSLAPLMSRLGGGGGADSGARGAIRLVDRVTGEVERTEAAFGAKTTRADKGPVPTTLDAEWQAAAEKALASHADGRNAALVALRIDDGEVLAVANSPATGFNRALSGTYAPGSTWKIVTSSALLIEDAVAPDDVVDCPKYLTVGKKFQNVELSEHPGATFRKDFTESCNTAFISLRDRLDDGKLGEVARTYFGVGQEWHVGAPTYDGSVPVPKDETEKAASMIGQGRVQANPLIMASVTATAVSGTFHQPSLTAGNEDTTRSTPLPRNVVTQLRSMLRATVTDGTAKILADLPGEIGAKTGTAEVSDDQDNNGWLVAHRGNVAVACVVEEGVTGGGSAGPIVHSLLSAVPDDSA; encoded by the coding sequence ATGGACTCTCATGCCGACTACTCCGGCCTCACCACCGGCGGTCCCGGACCGCGCCGGAAGACCACGCGGGCCGTCATCGCCGGGGCGGTGGTGCTGGCCGCCGTCGCGGGCGGGGCGTACGCGGCCGGTCTTGGTCCCTTCGAGCGGGACTCCGGGCCCGACCCCGCGGCCGGGAAGCAGGCCCGCGCGTTCCTCGCCGACTGGGCCGCCGGCCGTATGGAGAGCGCGGCGGCCCGTACGACCAGCCCCGGTACGGCACAGCGGGTGCTGGCCAGTTTCACCGCCGGACTCGACATCGACGAGCCCGAGCTCACGGCGAAGCCCGCGGCCGAGAGCGAGGACGGCACGGTCGCCGTCCCGTTCACCGCGCGGATGCCCGTCACCGGTCTGGGGACCTGGACCTACGCGTCGAAGCTGCCGCTGCGCGAGCAGGGCGACGGCAGCTGGAAGGTGGACTGGACGCTGTCCCTCGTCCACCCGCGCCTGAGCGACACCGAGAAGTTCCGTCTCGAACGGGAGGAGACGAAGCCGCCCGAGGTCGCCGACCGGGACGGCGAGAGACTCTCCGGTGACGCGTTCCCCTCTCTCGCACCTCTGATGAGCCGGCTCGGCGGAGGCGGCGGCGCGGACTCCGGAGCACGCGGCGCGATCCGCCTGGTCGACCGGGTCACCGGCGAGGTGGAGCGTACGGAGGCGGCCTTCGGCGCGAAGACGACCCGGGCGGACAAGGGCCCCGTCCCCACGACCCTCGACGCCGAGTGGCAGGCAGCCGCCGAGAAGGCCCTCGCCTCCCACGCCGACGGCAGGAACGCCGCGCTGGTCGCCCTGCGCATCGACGACGGTGAGGTCCTGGCTGTGGCGAACTCCCCAGCCACCGGCTTCAACCGGGCGCTCTCCGGCACCTACGCCCCCGGCTCCACGTGGAAGATCGTCACCAGCAGTGCCCTGCTGATCGAGGACGCCGTCGCTCCGGACGACGTGGTGGACTGCCCCAAATACCTCACGGTGGGGAAGAAGTTCCAGAACGTGGAGCTCTCCGAGCACCCGGGGGCCACCTTCCGCAAGGACTTCACCGAGTCCTGCAATACGGCGTTCATCAGCCTGCGCGACCGGCTCGACGACGGGAAGCTGGGGGAGGTCGCCCGCACGTACTTCGGCGTGGGCCAGGAGTGGCACGTCGGGGCGCCCACGTACGACGGGTCGGTGCCGGTGCCCAAGGACGAGACCGAGAAGGCCGCCTCGATGATCGGGCAGGGCCGGGTGCAGGCCAATCCGCTGATCATGGCGTCCGTGACCGCGACGGCCGTGTCCGGCACCTTCCACCAGCCCTCGCTCACCGCCGGCAACGAGGACACAACCCGCTCGACCCCGCTGCCGCGGAATGTCGTGACCCAGCTGCGCTCGATGCTGCGCGCCACCGTCACCGACGGCACCGCGAAGATCCTCGCGGATCTGCCCGGAGAGATCGGCGCGAAGACCGGTACCGCCGAGGTCTCCGACGACCAGGACAACAACGGCTGGCTCGTCGCCCACCGCGGCAACGTCGCCGTGGCCTGTGTGGTCGAGGAGGGCGTCACCGGCGGCGGCTCCGCCGGACCGATCGTCCACAGCCTGCTGTCCGCCGTCCCGGACGACTCCGCCTGA
- a CDS encoding DUF952 domain-containing protein — MIYHVVPRAVWTTATGQAYAPASLAEEGFVHCSPDEATTLAVVNAFYRDAPGPLLVLALDEARLSARVEWEAAAPAPPPGVAGDTLFPHVFGPLDRDAVDHVLEVRFDEGGRASELRTTG; from the coding sequence ATGATCTATCACGTCGTACCGCGCGCCGTCTGGACCACCGCCACCGGCCAGGCGTACGCGCCCGCCTCCCTCGCCGAGGAGGGCTTCGTGCACTGCTCCCCGGACGAGGCGACCACGCTGGCCGTCGTCAACGCCTTCTACCGGGACGCCCCCGGACCCCTCCTGGTGCTCGCCCTCGACGAGGCGCGGCTCTCCGCCAGGGTGGAGTGGGAGGCGGCGGCCCCCGCCCCGCCGCCCGGGGTCGCCGGGGACACCCTGTTCCCGCACGTGTTCGGCCCCCTCGACCGGGACGCCGTCGACCACGTCCTGGAGGTGCGGTTCGACGAGGGGGGCCGGGCCTCGGAACTGCGTACGACAGGATGA